From a single Gammaproteobacteria bacterium genomic region:
- a CDS encoding lectin subunit beta, translated as MSVSTTGEGPGKRSGRRFGLALAGGGPLGGIYEVGVLAALDEALEGIDL; from the coding sequence GTGTCGGTCAGCACTACTGGCGAGGGGCCCGGCAAGCGCAGTGGCCGCCGTTTTGGCCTGGCCCTTGCTGGCGGCGGCCCGCTTGGCGGTATTTACGAAGTTGGCGTACTGGCCGCCCTCGACGAGGCGCTCGAAGGTATAGACCTGC
- a CDS encoding poly granule associated protein — MNQKPDPDKLARVITESAHQIWSAGLGALSMAEKEGSKLFETLAKLGENIQSHTRNTAGVAKSTVTGGRDMASDTWEKLEEMFELRVARALNGLQIPTARDIHELSTRVDKLSSAVDKLNAKQKARRKTAKKKKAKKKKKSSSKKSKAKKKKNQMKKTKHKKSGGK; from the coding sequence ATGAACCAAAAGCCGGATCCTGACAAACTGGCACGGGTTATCACAGAATCGGCTCACCAGATCTGGTCGGCCGGACTGGGCGCCCTGTCGATGGCTGAAAAAGAGGGCTCGAAGCTGTTCGAGACGCTGGCAAAGCTCGGCGAGAACATCCAGTCGCACACCCGCAATACCGCTGGAGTGGCAAAAAGCACCGTCACCGGCGGCAGGGATATGGCCAGCGACACCTGGGAAAAGCTGGAGGAGATGTTCGAGTTACGCGTGGCGCGCGCCCTGAACGGGCTGCAGATACCGACCGCGCGCGACATCCATGAATTATCGACGCGCGTGGACAAGCTTTCGTCGGCAGTCGACAAGCTGAACGCAAAACAGAAAGCCCGGCGCAAGACAGCAAAAAAGAAGAAAGCCAAGAAAAAGAAAAAGAGCAGCAGCAAGAAGTCAAAAGCAAAGAAAAAGAAGAACCAGATGAAAAAAACGAAACATAAAAAGTCCGGCGGTAAGTAA
- a CDS encoding wax ester/triacylglycerol synthase family O-acyltransferase, translated as MASGDTAWLRMDSPTNLMMITGVIELKSRVTLQQVRDLIEQRFLSFPRFRMRAIQDLTGAWWEEDPEFDIANHVVAQEPPEDPSKRGLERLASQIASTPLNPDQPLWQYQVIENYHGGSAIIMRIHHCYADGMALVQVLLSMTDTEPQPQEKKGAPPRQAHHSRPLLDQIARQALALGKRGEKIGRDLLGELQDKGPPSIVATLARKGSDFAFDLARFVLKPPDARSRYRGALSPAKRVAWAEPLPLAEVKAVGKAHSCTVNDVLLSCVAGALRRWLVEQGDEVGGLEINATVPVNLRPPGKADGLGNHFGLVFLGIPIGIADPLERLHAVAANMADLKKSYQPQISLGMLSLVGRGPSVLQRPVLEMFSSKATTVMTNVPGPQRPLYFAGSEIDQLLFWVPQSGSIGMGVSILSYNGKVQFGLMTDSNLVPRPGQIIRRVTDEFEKLVLVTMMQPWQQAKRGEIHEPKAGS; from the coding sequence ATGGCCAGCGGCGATACCGCCTGGTTACGTATGGACAGCCCGACCAACCTGATGATGATCACCGGGGTAATTGAGTTGAAGTCGCGCGTCACGCTGCAGCAGGTGCGGGACCTTATCGAACAGCGCTTCCTCAGCTTTCCCCGTTTTCGCATGCGCGCCATACAGGATCTCACCGGGGCCTGGTGGGAAGAGGACCCTGAATTCGACATTGCCAACCATGTGGTGGCGCAAGAGCCGCCAGAGGATCCGTCGAAACGTGGTCTGGAGCGCCTCGCCAGCCAAATCGCCAGCACGCCGCTCAACCCGGATCAACCGCTGTGGCAATACCAGGTAATAGAGAACTACCACGGCGGCAGCGCGATTATCATGCGGATACACCACTGCTACGCCGACGGCATGGCGCTGGTGCAGGTCTTGCTGTCGATGACCGATACCGAACCGCAGCCGCAGGAGAAAAAAGGCGCGCCACCACGGCAGGCGCATCACTCGCGACCGTTGCTCGACCAGATCGCCAGGCAGGCGCTTGCGCTTGGCAAACGCGGCGAGAAAATTGGCCGCGACCTGCTGGGTGAACTGCAGGACAAGGGTCCACCGTCTATCGTCGCTACGCTGGCACGCAAGGGCAGCGACTTTGCCTTTGACCTTGCCCGTTTCGTGCTGAAACCACCCGACGCCCGGTCGCGCTATCGCGGTGCGCTGAGCCCTGCCAAGCGCGTAGCCTGGGCCGAGCCATTGCCGCTGGCCGAAGTGAAGGCAGTCGGCAAGGCGCACAGCTGTACAGTCAATGACGTGTTGCTGTCCTGTGTGGCTGGAGCGCTGCGGCGCTGGCTGGTCGAACAGGGCGACGAGGTTGGCGGCCTGGAGATCAACGCTACTGTCCCGGTGAACCTGCGCCCGCCAGGGAAAGCCGACGGGCTTGGCAATCACTTTGGCCTGGTATTTCTCGGCATCCCGATCGGCATTGCCGACCCGCTGGAACGCCTGCATGCAGTGGCTGCCAACATGGCTGACTTGAAAAAATCCTACCAGCCCCAAATTAGTCTTGGCATGCTGTCCCTGGTCGGCCGCGGCCCCAGCGTGTTGCAGCGGCCCGTGCTGGAGATGTTCAGCAGCAAGGCAACGACGGTTATGACAAACGTGCCGGGACCGCAGCGGCCGCTTTACTTCGCCGGCTCGGAGATAGACCAGCTGCTATTCTGGGTACCGCAGAGCGGCAGTATCGGCATGGGTGTCAGCATCCTCAGCTATAACGGCAAGGTGCAATTCGGGCTGATGACCGACAGCAACCTTGTGCCGCGTCCCGGCCAGATTATCCGCCGGGTCACCGATGAATTTGAAAAGCTGGTACTGGTTACAATGATGCAGCCGTGGCAGCAAGCAAAACGTGGAGAAATACATGAACCAAAAGCCGGATCCTGA